In Bacteroidota bacterium, the genomic window ACCCCCAGCCGTGCGCGAAAGTGCTGGAGTGCCGAGCGGGATGCCGTGGCAGCCATGCCCCCCACCGCCCCATAGCAGATGCGCAGGGGCCCCCGCCGCCACTGCCTCCGCAGGCCCCAAACCCCATCCTGCTCTACCAGGGCGGTGCCATGCTTGTGCTGCTGATAGGCCAGCAGGTCTTCCTGATCGGCCGTTACCAGGGCCGCAACCGGCGGGACCAGTGGGCGCGCAGTAGGGTGCCGCCTCCACAGCCAGCTGCAATAATGAAAGGGCTGCTGGCCGAAGCCCAGCCGCTGGGTGAAGATGGGCAGGCTCTGCACATTGGGGTAGCCAATGATAAGCTGGGCCTGTGTACGCAGCCGGGCTGCAGCCTCCTCCTGTATGGCCGAGAAGTGGCCCTGGCCGCTGTGGCTGGGTAGGGTACTGCTGAAACTACTCTGGTAAGCCGGAAGGGGCCCCCCCGCAGTATGTAGCTGCTGAGGCAAGAAAGCATTAAAGGCCACGAGCTGAGCACCGATGTAGCTGCCCAGATACAGGGCACGGCTGCCGAAGAGGTCGGGGGCCAGTGTGCGCAGGCAGTGGTCCCAGTTGGGCAGGGTGGCACCATAGCTGGCTGCCAGCAGCTCCTGCAGCGCTAGCAGCTCCGTGGTGGTGTGCAGAGAGAGCGCGCGCAGCGTGATGGGAGCTTTGCCTGCCACTACACTTCTACCCCGATGAACACGATGTCGTCCGTCTGTTCCTGTTCACCTTTCCATTGCGCCAGGGCCGCCTCCAGCTGCTGCTGCTGCTGCTGCAGGGGTAGGTTGGCACTTTGGGTAATGATTTCGCGGATGCGCTGTAGCGAAAACTTCCGCGACTTTTCTCCGCCAAACTGATCGGGCATGCCATCGGAGAAGATGTAGAGCCGGTCGCCTGGCTGCAGGGCTATTTCATGGCCCTCTATGGTATTGTTTCCGTAGTTTTTGCTGCCCAGAAAGACCTTGCTGCCTGCATATTCGCTCAGCTCGCCCTGGCGGTAGAGGAAGAGGGGCCGCTGGGCGGCGGCAAACTGTACCCGTGTGCGTGCGTGGTCGAACACCAGGATGGCCAAGTCCATGCCATCGGCGGTTTTACTATCGGGTTTATCCTGGCCCAGTGCTACACGGATGCGCTGGTCCAGCTTGTTCAGTATGTCCGCTGGGTTTAGTGTGTGTTCGCCTTCCACGATTTGGCTGAGGAAGGTAGAGCCAATGATGCTCATGAAGGCTCCGGGCACGCCATGGCCCGTACAGTCTACCGCAGCCAGCACAAACTTGTCTTGGTACTCCACCCACCAGTAGAAGTCGCCCGAAACAATGTCTCGGGGCATAAAGACCAGCATGTTGTCTTTGAAGTGTCGGGCCAGTGTGTCGGGCTCGGGCATAAAAGCATGCTGGATGCGCTGGGCATACACAAAGGAGGCCAGTATATCCTCGTTCTTCTTTTCGATGATGTTGTGCTGCTGCTCCACCAGTTCTTTTTCCTTGCGCAGTTCCTCGGTGCGCCGGTTCACCAGGGCTTCCAGTTTTCTGTTTCGGCGTTGCAGGCGTGCAGCATTCAGGCGCAAGAGGCCAAATATCAGCGCCGCGGCCAGCAGCACATAGGCAATGTAGGCGTAGATGCTGCGATACCAAGGGGGCCGGATGGTAAAGGAATAGCGTTCTACCTCGCTGATTTCGCCAAAGGCATTCCGCGCTCGCACCAGGAAGGTGTAGCTGCCCTCGGATAGATTGGGGTAGCGGATGGCACTACCACCACTTACCCAGGCACTCCACTCCTTGTCTAGCCCCTCCAGCCGATATTGATAGCGGTTGGCCTGCGGGTTGATGTACGAGGTGGCTCCGATAAAAAACACCATACTGTTCAGGCCATAGTCCAGGCGCTGCATGAACCGATCGGTCTGGCTCAGGCTAATCTCTCCCTGGTCATTCCAGTAATACCCCTGGTACAAAACCGAGTCTCGTCCTGCGGTTACCAGGCGGATTAGTGGGCTGAAACGCTCCTTTTTGGTAGAAACAGTCCGCTTGTTGTTTATGCGGATCAGCTTGTCCTGAAAGGCAAGCCAGGTATTGCCTGCGCTCGAGTATATGCTACTGGCTTTTTCGTCGAACATGTAGGCTACAGACACGCTGTCTACGGCAAAGCGGCCGTCTCGTACCCGAATCTTGTAGATGCCGAGGGCACTGTATAGCCATAGTGCATCCGGGCCGGCGGGGTCCAGGTTGGCCAGGCCCCCGCTGCTGAGCTGGTTTAGCAGGGCATCTTTTTCAAAGCCCTTTTCTGTTTTGGTAAAGATGCC contains:
- a CDS encoding GNAT family N-acetyltransferase; translation: MAGKAPITLRALSLHTTTELLALQELLAASYGATLPNWDHCLRTLAPDLFGSRALYLGSYIGAQLVAFNAFLPQQLHTAGGPLPAYQSSFSSTLPSHSGQGHFSAIQEEAAARLRTQAQLIIGYPNVQSLPIFTQRLGFGQQPFHYCSWLWRRHPTARPLVPPVAALVTADQEDLLAYQQHKHGTALVEQDGVWGLRRQWRRGPLRICYGAVGGMAATASRSALQHFRARLGVPLLRLEYLPGHPLASLLHRKKRIPTPFVWRSLNGAIFAARDFGLIQGQQDTF
- a CDS encoding SpoIIE family protein phosphatase; the encoded protein is MNSIRLSVFKNVLYLFLLIFYWACGSAYAQGNHPIYRLYNYKDFNATDEYQWGIAQDSRGLLFFAHNDGLMLFDGASWTTLPTAKLVRAVAVDEKNRIYVGGKGDFGYLVPSAAGYSLNYRSAKALLPEKERVHLEVEHIYTTGQTVYYVSTHAVAIGTWAGGTDMKLKYIATDGEIIGSGLVGANLYINVAGKGLVKMTNTGQQGRVAAPADFALDDCYIRMFAPLPDGKSYLIGTAFYGLYKLWPDGSIRKFTTQADGLLTDRILYHGTVSADGMIALAFQSDGVLILNPDGTLRNTLSQSSGFPNDETYFVFSDRERGLWISTSVGVVYTLPELPVSSYAAVPGLSGKIHAIEEMRGTVYVATNNALYYADIEQPSSYQAIGQDETECWDLLQTDGRMLAATSAGVYDITDGRATLLLEEYTTGLFASENTRGLLFAATKNGLYTLRHQGGGVYGTARAVPGSQEELNSVVELKDGSLWLGSTFRGLIKLEGYQKAQPTLTRLAGKYGLPDGFVRVSSIQNRLVLATDEGIFTKTEKGFEKDALLNQLSSGGLANLDPAGPDALWLYSALGIYKIRVRDGRFAVDSVSVAYMFDEKASSIYSSAGNTWLAFQDKLIRINNKRTVSTKKERFSPLIRLVTAGRDSVLYQGYYWNDQGEISLSQTDRFMQRLDYGLNSMVFFIGATSYINPQANRYQYRLEGLDKEWSAWVSGGSAIRYPNLSEGSYTFLVRARNAFGEISEVERYSFTIRPPWYRSIYAYIAYVLLAAALIFGLLRLNAARLQRRNRKLEALVNRRTEELRKEKELVEQQHNIIEKKNEDILASFVYAQRIQHAFMPEPDTLARHFKDNMLVFMPRDIVSGDFYWWVEYQDKFVLAAVDCTGHGVPGAFMSIIGSTFLSQIVEGEHTLNPADILNKLDQRIRVALGQDKPDSKTADGMDLAILVFDHARTRVQFAAAQRPLFLYRQGELSEYAGSKVFLGSKNYGNNTIEGHEIALQPGDRLYIFSDGMPDQFGGEKSRKFSLQRIREIITQSANLPLQQQQQQLEAALAQWKGEQEQTDDIVFIGVEV